Proteins co-encoded in one Hyla sarda isolate aHylSar1 chromosome 4, aHylSar1.hap1, whole genome shotgun sequence genomic window:
- the LOC130367079 gene encoding mucin-19-like isoform X2, with the protein MNVESLSTPLCGPLKPLLTKVTRMLYILGIPSLDGRIQNVAMINGGKRLFKTVAVRSPGLLTYLLELLLGPGSTLTDLMGLIGGLTEGVGKTVKELTSGIGDFTETLSGVTEGVGKTLGSLTPEVGGVTGTVGGITGGLGKNGGGLTSGVGEVSGMLGGVTGGSIGGLTSGLTGATDLVGGLTGSLVDSGVTEMLGDVAEGIGDTAAELTNTLGEATNGLGGVVGILNTVPEVTKAVSGLTGEVVKTVESVANGLVSPSGVVGGLTGILGTGLLGGTNKSGFSTTESLGNKNLLGNDVAEGIKDTAAELTNTLGEATNGLGGVVGILNAVPEVTKAVSGLTDEVVKTVESVANGLVSPSGVVGGLTGILGTGLLGGTNKSGFSTTESLGNKNLLGNDVAEGIKDTAAELTNTLGEATNGLGGVVGILNAVPEVTKAVSGLTGEVVKTVESVANGLVSPSGVVGGLTGILGTGLLGGTNKSGFSTTESLGNKNLLGNDGIANSGGELTGGAAGRISARPDLRRENSVLTAQQNAAASGSLRVDASGGYNRFNADTSGGLLQGGAFKTGGSAGGLLGGSLTRKFNSLFQK; encoded by the coding sequence taTATACTTGGTATCCCCAGCCTTGATGGACGAATACAGAATGTTGCTATGATAAATGGAGGAAAACGCCTGTTTAAGACTGTAGCAGTTAGGTCTCCAGGACTTTTAACTTATTTGTTAGAATTGCTTCTGGGACCAGGATCTACTCTTACAGATTTGATGGGATTGATTGGTGGATTAACAGAAGGGGTTGGTAAAACCGTTAAAGAATTGACTTCAGGAATTGGAGATTTTACAGAAACGCTTAGTGGTGTAACAGAAGGTGTTGGTAAAACTCTTGGAAGCTTGACTCCTGAGGTTGGAGGTGTGACAGGAACAGTTGGTGGTATAACAGGAGGGCTTGGTAAGAATGGTGGAGGGTTGACTTCAGGGGTTGGAGAAGTGTCAGGGATGCTTGGTGGTGTAACAGGAGGGAGTATTGGAGGATTAACTTCTGGACTTACTGGGGCAACAGATTTAGTTGGTGGACTCACTGGTAGCCTGGTAGACTCAGGGGTGACAGAAATGCTTGGTGATGTTGCAGAAGGAATTGGAGATACTGCTGCAGAATTGACGAATACACTTGGTGAAGCAACCAATGGGCTTGGGGGTGTAGTTGGAATACTTAATACGGTGCCAGAGGTTACTAAAGCTGTGAGTGGACTCACTGGTGAGGTTGTTAAAACTGTTGAATCTGTAGCTAATGGCCTTGTTAGTCCTTCAGGTGTAGTTGGTGGTCTGACTGGTATACTTGGGACAGGATTACTTGGTGGAACAAATAAGTCAGGTTTTTCGACAACTGAAAGTTTAGGTAATAAAAATCTTCTTGGTAATGATGTTGCAGAAGGAATTAAAGATACTGCTGCAGAATTGACGAATACACTTGGTGAAGCAACCAATGGGCTTGGGGGTGTAGTAGGAATACTTAATGCGGTGCCAGAGGTTACTAAAGCTGTGAGTGGACTCACTGATGAGGTTGTTAAAACTGTTGAATCTGTAGCTAATGGCCTTGTTAGTCCTTCAGGTGTAGTTGGTGGTCTGACTGGTATACTTGGGACAGGATTACTTGGTGGAACAAATAAGTCAGGTTTTTCGACAACTGAAAGTTTAGGTAATAAAAATCTTCTTGGTAATGATGTTGCAGAAGGAATTAAAGATACTGCTGCAGAATTGACGAATACACTTGGTGAAGCAACCAATGGGCTTGGGGGTGTAGTAGGAATACTTAATGCGGTGCCAGAGGTTACTAAAGCTGTGAGCGGACTCACTGGTGAGGTTGTTAAAACTGTTGAATCTGTAGCTAATGGCCTTGTTAGTCCTTCAGGTGTAGTTGGTGGTCTGACTGGTATACTTGGGACAGGATTACTTGGTGGAACAAATAAGTCAGGCTTTTCAACAACTGAAAGTTTAGGTAATAAAAATCTTCTTGGTAATGATGGAATAGCTAATTCTGGTGGAGAGTTGACAGGGGGAGCagctggcagaatttctgcaagaCCTGATTTAAGACGTGAAAACAGTGTGTTAACAGCTCAACAAAATGCTGCTGCTTCTGGAAGTCTTCGTGTTGATGCTTCTGGAGGATATAATAGATTTAATGCTGATACATCTGGAGGTCTTCTGCAAGGTGGAGCATTTAAAACAGGAGGTAGTGCTGGTGGACTCCTTGGTGGTTCACTCACTCGAAAATTCAACTCACTGTTCCAGAAGTAA